In Pseudoalteromonas piratica, the following proteins share a genomic window:
- a CDS encoding FKBP-type peptidyl-prolyl cis-trans isomerase, producing MLNLFLLCIILVLFILIIRSTLNNAKLAKQNSAVQTTFLSENKTREAIIETDSGLQYEVLVSVDEGQSPTKSTKVTCHYHGTLLDGTVFDSSVERNKPLSFSLNQVIPGWTEVLQLMKEGEKVKAYIPYQLAYGKRSAGKIPPASLLIFEIELLAVEN from the coding sequence ATGCTAAATCTATTCCTTCTTTGTATAATCCTTGTACTCTTTATTCTTATTATTAGATCCACACTTAATAATGCCAAACTAGCTAAACAAAACAGCGCAGTACAGACTACATTTTTGTCAGAAAATAAAACACGCGAAGCAATTATTGAAACAGATTCTGGCTTACAATATGAAGTACTCGTATCAGTTGACGAAGGTCAATCCCCCACTAAAAGCACAAAAGTAACGTGTCACTACCACGGAACACTTTTAGACGGAACCGTATTTGATTCTTCTGTTGAGCGAAATAAACCACTTTCATTTTCGTTAAATCAAGTTATCCCTGGCTGGACCGAAGTACTTCAATTAATGAAAGAAGGCGAAAAAGTTAAAGCTTACATTCCTTATCAGCTTGCCTATGGTAAACGTTCCGCAGGAAAAATACCGCCTGCATCACTGCTTATATTTGAAATTGAATTATTAGCAGTAGAAAACTAA
- a CDS encoding alpha/beta fold hydrolase: MIKQTSHLIPLSNGDKVHLRQIVSDHNGPVIFLMHGAVENGRIFYTHSNKGLAPFLANAGFNCFVADLRGRGQSEPKISKHSGTGQRDSIVEEIPAMLDFITSYTNQDVSYFCAHSWGGVLLNSVLARFPSYRKHLKACVYFASKRTIYNKHPSKYLQANLVWYAVSPLLIKLYGYLPAKRFGFGSDDETRLSHKEGVQWVKHNPWICPFDGFDYGKTLSEIALPPTLHVAGVNDKALAQKIDIEAFMRESGKGKQSIKIYGKNYQHKIDYDHINILTAPEAIDETFADTLAWLRQYT, from the coding sequence ATGATAAAACAAACGTCACATCTCATTCCTTTATCAAATGGTGACAAAGTTCACTTGCGTCAAATTGTGAGCGATCACAATGGGCCTGTTATATTTTTAATGCATGGTGCTGTTGAAAATGGACGAATTTTTTATACTCACTCAAACAAAGGGTTAGCGCCTTTTTTAGCAAATGCAGGTTTCAATTGTTTTGTTGCGGATCTGCGCGGTAGAGGGCAAAGTGAGCCAAAAATATCAAAGCACAGTGGTACAGGTCAGCGCGACTCTATTGTTGAAGAAATTCCTGCTATGTTAGATTTCATCACATCATATACTAATCAAGATGTAAGTTATTTTTGTGCTCACTCATGGGGAGGTGTGCTATTAAACTCCGTGCTTGCACGTTTTCCGAGTTATCGAAAACATTTAAAAGCTTGTGTGTATTTTGCCTCCAAACGAACTATTTATAACAAGCACCCCAGTAAATACCTGCAAGCAAACTTGGTATGGTATGCTGTATCACCTTTATTAATTAAACTCTATGGTTATTTACCTGCTAAGCGTTTTGGTTTTGGCTCGGATGATGAAACTCGCTTGTCGCATAAAGAAGGTGTTCAGTGGGTAAAGCATAATCCGTGGATATGTCCTTTTGATGGCTTTGATTATGGTAAAACGTTAAGCGAAATAGCGCTTCCGCCTACGCTGCATGTTGCGGGCGTAAATGATAAAGCATTAGCACAAAAAATTGATATTGAAGCTTTTATGCGGGAAAGCGGAAAGGGTAAACAAAGTATCAAAATATATGGCAAAAACTATCAGCACAAAATTGATTATGACCATATCAACATACTTACTGCGCCTGAAGCCATTGATGAGACGTTTGCAGATACGCTTGCGTGGCTAAGGCAGTACACTTAA
- a CDS encoding response regulator transcription factor, with amino-acid sequence MNLLIVEDDLAYGQTLCRRMRKQGFTVELVTDATDVLVAARRILPEYILMDMKLNSQTSLPLIKPLRALLPNSSIVLLTGFASIATAVEAIRLGATDYLAKPTDTNTIIATLTGQVGEVSIDESPLSSEQLEWEHINQVLKANNGNVSETARQLGMHRRTLQRKLQKKPQLTKPVHYG; translated from the coding sequence ATGAATTTATTAATTGTTGAAGACGATTTGGCTTATGGCCAAACGCTATGTCGCAGAATGCGAAAACAAGGATTTACAGTAGAACTTGTTACAGATGCAACTGACGTGCTTGTGGCTGCCAGGCGAATTTTGCCTGAATATATTTTAATGGATATGAAATTAAATAGCCAAACCAGCTTACCTTTGATCAAACCACTCAGGGCATTATTGCCTAATAGTTCGATTGTTTTACTAACCGGTTTTGCGAGTATTGCCACTGCAGTTGAAGCGATACGTTTAGGTGCAACGGACTATTTAGCAAAACCCACAGATACTAATACGATAATTGCTACTTTAACTGGGCAAGTAGGAGAGGTGAGTATTGATGAAAGTCCGTTATCTAGTGAACAATTAGAGTGGGAGCATATCAATCAGGTATTAAAAGCTAATAACGGAAATGTATCAGAAACAGCTCGCCAATTGGGAATGCATCGTCGAACCTTACAACGCAAGTTACAAAAAAAACCACAATTAACAAAGCCGGTGCATTATGGCTAA
- a CDS encoding sensor histidine kinase encodes MALLAKFISAEPSLAYRKPISRLLFLRTVSIAIQLLTVIVMHFSIGTHDYIGALLLIIAFETLFNLSSIVYFARLNATNFALALQILADISFLSLLLFYSGGATNAFVSLLLLPLIIAAVCLPLSWLALCSMTAVGFYTLLVINMPAHDLHHMDMQEHFLGMWINFVLSALVVTTTISALVKANANKEKQMALQREETLRSEQLMALGTAAAQVTHHLATPIANLQMLYEDLLDELGNDNALLKEMAVPLSQCNQQLSYFRNYASEIKDNAQAPILVSTLLSEFHDACLLHFPEQHIELINESDTTTEILTDGLLLSALINVVQNAVDANKHVNKNKVVIRVFEFSNRLNIEITDEGNGFDLELLDSLGHETIKSQKGMGIALFLSNTTVNKLGGEIRIENINNAGAKVTVRLPLI; translated from the coding sequence ATGGCTTTGCTAGCAAAATTTATTAGTGCAGAACCTTCTTTGGCTTATCGTAAGCCAATCAGCCGTTTATTGTTTCTACGAACGGTATCAATAGCGATTCAGTTACTCACTGTTATTGTGATGCATTTTTCAATTGGTACGCATGATTATATCGGTGCGTTACTTTTGATAATTGCCTTTGAAACACTGTTTAACCTATCAAGTATTGTTTATTTTGCCAGGTTAAATGCAACAAATTTTGCGTTAGCGCTACAAATATTGGCAGATATTTCGTTTTTAAGTTTGCTTTTATTTTACAGTGGGGGTGCTACTAATGCATTTGTCTCTTTATTATTGCTACCGTTGATAATTGCAGCTGTTTGTTTACCGCTTTCTTGGTTAGCACTTTGCTCAATGACTGCCGTTGGGTTCTATACCTTGCTGGTTATAAATATGCCAGCCCATGATTTACATCATATGGATATGCAAGAGCACTTTTTAGGCATGTGGATTAATTTCGTACTATCAGCCTTAGTTGTAACGACAACAATTAGTGCACTTGTAAAAGCAAACGCAAATAAAGAAAAACAAATGGCATTGCAACGCGAAGAAACGTTGAGAAGTGAACAGCTGATGGCATTGGGAACCGCTGCTGCTCAAGTAACGCATCACCTTGCAACACCCATTGCTAACTTACAAATGCTCTATGAAGATTTACTAGATGAATTAGGTAACGATAACGCGCTTTTAAAAGAAATGGCGGTTCCTTTATCCCAGTGCAATCAACAACTTTCATACTTTCGAAACTATGCCAGTGAAATAAAAGACAACGCACAGGCGCCGATTTTAGTCTCAACATTACTGAGTGAGTTTCATGATGCGTGTTTATTACATTTCCCAGAACAACATATTGAATTAATCAATGAAAGCGATACAACCACTGAAATATTGACCGATGGCTTATTATTATCGGCTCTAATAAATGTTGTGCAAAATGCCGTAGACGCAAATAAACACGTTAATAAAAACAAAGTTGTAATTAGGGTGTTTGAATTTTCTAATCGACTTAATATTGAAATAACTGATGAAGGCAATGGCTTTGACTTGGAATTATTAGATTCGCTTGGGCATGAAACCATTAAAAGTCAAAAAGGAATGGGAATTGCGCTTTTCTTATCAAATACCACTGTAAATAAATTAGGTGGTGAAATACGCATTGAAAACATCAACAATGCAGGTGCTAAAGTAACAGTAAGGCTACCATTAATATGA
- a CDS encoding CBU_0592 family membrane protein, whose product MISILFDIIGMTGTFLVVGAFFLLQLGKVKPTGIAYNLMNLSGAILLLISLCYNFNLASFVIELFWIAASLIGIYKYYTSPEKAVN is encoded by the coding sequence TTGATCTCAATTTTATTCGATATTATCGGTATGACCGGTACATTTCTTGTTGTAGGTGCGTTCTTTTTACTGCAGTTAGGTAAAGTCAAACCTACAGGAATTGCTTATAATCTTATGAATTTATCTGGCGCGATTTTGCTCCTTATAAGTCTTTGTTATAATTTCAATTTAGCGAGTTTTGTAATTGAATTGTTTTGGATTGCTGCATCCTTGATTGGTATTTACAAATACTATACATCACCGGAGAAGGCAGTAAACTAA
- a CDS encoding tetratricopeptide repeat protein yields MKLTLKLLIISLVFISFFTKADLQKGIDAANEGDFETAFFHFNYLVENNYGPAMYHLGQMHEFGYGIARDPKKAADIYSQGAKLGEADAMFALATLYEDGKGVKKDLQMAASLYQQSAKKGLAPAQFNLGVMYANGTGVIQDFFQAKEWYTKAAAQNYAAAQFNLALLYFEGQGVDKSLEMSFIWNSIAEFNGHKDASHSRKLDERKMSPSQVEEATEKANVLYQKILAGKYYGDERRI; encoded by the coding sequence ATGAAACTTACATTAAAATTATTAATAATAAGCTTGGTTTTCATTTCGTTTTTCACAAAAGCAGATTTACAAAAAGGAATAGATGCCGCGAATGAAGGTGACTTTGAAACTGCATTTTTTCACTTTAATTATCTAGTTGAAAACAATTATGGTCCTGCCATGTATCACTTAGGCCAAATGCATGAATTTGGGTATGGCATTGCAAGAGACCCAAAAAAAGCCGCAGATATTTATTCACAGGGTGCAAAATTAGGTGAAGCGGATGCAATGTTTGCACTTGCGACTTTATATGAAGATGGCAAAGGCGTAAAAAAAGATTTGCAAATGGCTGCATCGCTTTATCAACAATCCGCTAAGAAAGGGCTCGCACCTGCACAATTCAATTTAGGTGTTATGTACGCTAATGGCACAGGCGTTATCCAAGATTTCTTCCAAGCCAAAGAGTGGTACACAAAAGCCGCGGCACAAAACTATGCTGCTGCACAATTTAATCTTGCCCTTTTGTACTTCGAAGGCCAAGGTGTTGATAAAAGTTTAGAAATGTCATTTATCTGGAATTCAATTGCTGAATTTAATGGGCATAAAGATGCAAGCCATAGCCGCAAGCTAGACGAACGTAAAATGTCTCCTTCGCAAGTTGAAGAAGCGACGGAAAAAGCCAATGTACTCTATCAAAAGATTCTTGCTGGCAAATATTATGGTGATGAACGCCGTATTTAA
- the rlmF gene encoding 23S rRNA (adenine(1618)-N(6))-methyltransferase RlmF, which produces MKKHHPRNLHINGYDLERLSLNNPQLKQLVVSNVKGGLTLDFSDAKAVKALNQALLIEDYKLAVWDIPDTNLCPAVPGRADLIHALADLLASHNNGQVPVGKNTHLLDIGTGASLIYPILAHQIYGWKATATDIDNHSVKQAKNLANFNKLPVKLKLQRNSKHIFKGVINPDDYYHITCCNPPFHSSLDEAHQANQRKWRNLDKDKKAGLNFSGQKAELWCEGGELRFLLTMISESEQYKSNVGIFTSLVSKKQNLTPLTKQLKKLDNCHFQTVPLAHGQKVMNLLCWQFN; this is translated from the coding sequence ATGAAAAAACATCACCCAAGAAACCTTCATATCAATGGTTATGATTTAGAGCGTTTGTCTCTCAATAATCCACAACTTAAACAGCTTGTAGTAAGTAATGTTAAAGGTGGATTAACACTCGATTTTAGCGACGCAAAAGCTGTAAAAGCATTAAATCAGGCGCTATTAATAGAGGATTATAAGTTAGCTGTATGGGATATTCCGGATACTAATCTGTGTCCGGCCGTACCGGGAAGAGCTGATCTTATTCATGCATTAGCTGACTTACTGGCATCGCACAATAATGGCCAAGTGCCAGTTGGAAAAAATACACATCTTCTCGATATTGGAACTGGTGCTTCATTAATTTATCCAATATTGGCTCATCAAATTTATGGTTGGAAAGCGACCGCAACAGACATTGACAATCACTCAGTCAAACAGGCTAAAAATCTTGCTAATTTCAATAAACTACCAGTTAAACTGAAGTTACAACGCAATAGTAAGCACATATTTAAAGGGGTAATTAACCCTGATGATTATTATCATATTACCTGTTGCAACCCGCCATTTCATAGCTCTTTGGATGAAGCACATCAAGCCAATCAACGTAAATGGCGTAACTTAGATAAAGATAAGAAAGCAGGATTAAATTTTTCAGGGCAAAAAGCTGAGTTATGGTGTGAAGGCGGAGAATTGCGCTTTTTACTCACTATGATTTCAGAAAGTGAACAGTACAAATCAAATGTTGGAATATTCACTTCATTAGTATCAAAAAAACAAAATTTAACACCGCTAACAAAGCAATTGAAAAAGTTAGATAACTGCCATTTTCAAACAGTGCCATTAGCCCATGGCCAAAAAGTAATGAATTTGCTGTGTTGGCAGTTCAATTAA
- a CDS encoding PilZ domain-containing protein has protein sequence MQEHTANIDQRRSLRLDMEKELIGLEWENDQHEIVKRQAMCIDVSNGGLKVNIDRRIETSGPVKVTFRDKQGSSNTMYAKVIRVTEIHDWFDIAMEFVEQGGEK, from the coding sequence ATGCAGGAGCACACAGCTAATATCGATCAACGACGTTCATTGCGACTCGACATGGAAAAAGAGCTTATTGGCTTAGAATGGGAAAATGACCAGCATGAAATTGTTAAACGTCAAGCGATGTGTATCGATGTTTCAAATGGCGGCTTAAAGGTTAATATTGACCGCAGAATTGAAACATCCGGACCGGTAAAAGTCACGTTTCGTGACAAACAAGGCTCGTCAAATACTATGTACGCCAAAGTAATTCGCGTTACAGAAATTCATGATTGGTTTGATATCGCCATGGAATTTGTCGAACAAGGGGGTGAAAAATGA
- a CDS encoding AAA family ATPase — MILLVGGEKGGSGKSCLAQNIAVYLTMQQYTVLIVDCDPQRTSSDWIQTRNTHPSLPSINCVQLYGKIRNDLLSLENHYDYVIVDCGGQDNLALRAAMSVADHTLIPLRPKRRDLKTVPHMEDILTTCKMVNPKLNAAFVITQCPSLPNQASRILEAKEVCASYGIPVLNAVTFSRNIYDDSEENGESVIERDPDGKAALEIKAIVDELLAMEVVHSHEFN; from the coding sequence ATGATTCTACTTGTTGGCGGAGAAAAAGGCGGAAGTGGCAAAAGCTGTTTAGCACAAAATATTGCTGTTTACCTGACCATGCAACAGTACACAGTTTTGATTGTTGACTGTGATCCACAACGTACGTCTTCTGACTGGATCCAAACACGTAATACACATCCCAGTTTACCCTCAATTAATTGTGTGCAACTTTACGGTAAAATCAGAAACGATTTGTTAAGTTTAGAAAATCATTATGACTACGTAATTGTTGATTGTGGTGGACAAGATAACTTAGCACTGCGTGCAGCAATGTCGGTTGCTGATCACACTTTAATTCCCCTCCGACCCAAGCGCCGAGATCTCAAAACCGTGCCACATATGGAGGACATTTTAACGACGTGTAAAATGGTTAATCCCAAGCTAAATGCGGCATTTGTTATCACGCAATGCCCTTCTTTACCCAATCAAGCAAGCCGAATTTTAGAAGCAAAAGAAGTATGTGCTTCGTATGGCATTCCTGTTCTTAATGCTGTTACGTTTAGCCGCAATATTTATGATGATAGTGAAGAAAATGGCGAATCTGTCATAGAGCGGGACCCTGATGGAAAAGCTGCGCTTGAAATTAAAGCCATTGTTGATGAATTACTAGCAATGGAAGTGGTCCATAGTCATGAGTTTAATTGA
- a CDS encoding leucyl aminopeptidase family protein, which produces MTHALVNQSEGIPLSVLATSEFDSWLQQQSEVTKTWLNSLSFKGQGVLLIPNFSDGKLQEVVYFVENTNALWACGDLSNQLPAGTYLITNDAVSSKLIATSFALGCYDFNAYKETKPQTVKLALADKSTFDEVITYVKGVNIVRDLVNMPAGDMMPQHLAEIMADMAEEFSGSFSQIVGDELLEQNYPTIHAVGRASANKPRLLDLRWGDKNAPKVTLVGKGVCFDSGGLDLKPASGMRLMKKDMGGAAHVLGLAHMIMAFKLPVNLRVMVPAVENAVSDNALRPGDVIKTRKGITVEIDNTDAEGRLVLCDALAEVVTEKPDTLIDFATLTGACRIALGTELPGFFSDDKALVAGLEQAAENVQDPVWHLPLHKAYKDMLNSSVADMTNCASGPFGGAITAALYLQEFVDESISWVHFDVMAWNLRKLPGRPVGGEAFGVRAVLKYLQDKYQ; this is translated from the coding sequence ATGACACATGCCCTTGTTAACCAATCTGAAGGGATCCCTCTAAGCGTTCTTGCTACTTCTGAATTTGACTCTTGGCTTCAACAACAGTCTGAGGTGACCAAGACCTGGCTCAACTCACTTAGTTTTAAAGGCCAAGGTGTATTACTCATTCCAAATTTTTCAGATGGGAAATTACAAGAAGTTGTATATTTTGTTGAAAACACAAATGCGTTATGGGCGTGCGGTGATCTGTCAAATCAATTACCAGCTGGTACTTATTTAATCACAAATGATGCTGTAAGTAGTAAATTAATCGCAACTAGCTTTGCTTTAGGTTGTTATGATTTTAATGCTTATAAAGAAACGAAACCTCAAACAGTCAAGCTTGCTCTGGCAGATAAAAGTACGTTTGATGAAGTTATTACTTATGTAAAAGGCGTCAATATCGTTCGTGACCTTGTGAATATGCCTGCTGGGGATATGATGCCGCAGCATTTAGCAGAAATCATGGCAGATATGGCTGAAGAATTCTCGGGCTCGTTTTCACAAATTGTGGGGGATGAGCTGCTTGAACAAAACTACCCGACCATTCATGCTGTTGGTCGGGCGAGTGCCAATAAACCGAGATTACTAGATTTACGTTGGGGTGATAAAAACGCACCTAAAGTAACATTAGTTGGCAAGGGGGTTTGTTTTGATTCAGGTGGTCTTGATTTAAAACCAGCGTCAGGCATGCGTTTGATGAAAAAAGACATGGGCGGCGCTGCACATGTACTTGGCTTAGCGCATATGATTATGGCATTTAAATTACCTGTTAATTTACGTGTGATGGTCCCTGCTGTAGAAAATGCTGTATCTGATAACGCATTGCGCCCAGGTGATGTAATTAAAACACGAAAAGGTATAACAGTAGAAATTGACAATACAGATGCTGAAGGGCGCCTAGTACTCTGTGATGCACTGGCAGAAGTAGTAACTGAAAAGCCAGACACCTTGATTGATTTTGCAACGCTTACAGGTGCATGCCGTATTGCTTTAGGCACTGAGCTACCTGGTTTTTTCAGTGATGATAAAGCATTGGTTGCTGGCTTAGAACAGGCTGCTGAGAATGTGCAAGACCCGGTTTGGCATTTGCCGCTTCACAAAGCCTATAAAGACATGCTCAATAGCAGTGTCGCTGATATGACTAACTGTGCATCAGGTCCGTTTGGTGGCGCAATTACAGCTGCGCTTTATCTTCAAGAATTTGTCGATGAAAGTATTTCCTGGGTTCATTTCGATGTTATGGCTTGGAATCTTAGAAAACTACCAGGTCGTCCTGTTGGTGGTGAAGCTTTTGGTGTACGTGCAGTTCTTAAATACCTACAGGACAAGTATCAATAA
- a CDS encoding ketoacyl-ACP synthase III: MKYAKITGWGKCIPPVTLTNDDLSQIMDTNDEWITTRTGIKERRISHQSTAELASVAALNALACAGITDASDIDLVLLATCTPTTLVANTASQVQQNIGATGAAACDVNAACSGFLYALQNATAQIQAGMIKKAVVIGAERMTWYVNWQRRDSAVLFGDGAGAVVLEASDDKSGLLGTKTGCDSEDREILHIRNFGTDIDKYQAVGPSDILFEGREIFKRAVKGMTTAVDDVLNQVDCNISDIDILIPHQANLRIIQAIQSKVNLPDEAVMVNINKYGNTSAATIPIALCEAVEDGLIKANSRIISAAFGAGLTWAASFIQWGERTTPIHPASHSLSECNQPGLDLIKDAVAHCQ; this comes from the coding sequence ATGAAGTATGCCAAAATTACAGGCTGGGGAAAATGCATTCCGCCTGTAACACTCACAAATGATGATCTCAGCCAAATCATGGACACCAATGATGAATGGATTACTACTCGAACTGGCATTAAAGAACGTCGTATATCTCACCAAAGTACCGCTGAATTAGCATCCGTTGCTGCGCTCAATGCACTTGCGTGTGCCGGTATTACCGACGCAAGCGATATTGATCTTGTATTACTTGCTACCTGTACACCAACAACGCTAGTTGCCAACACGGCTTCACAAGTGCAACAAAATATCGGTGCAACTGGCGCAGCAGCGTGTGATGTTAATGCCGCTTGTTCTGGCTTTTTATATGCACTTCAAAATGCGACAGCACAAATTCAAGCTGGCATGATTAAAAAAGCCGTTGTTATAGGTGCTGAACGCATGACTTGGTATGTTAACTGGCAACGCCGAGACAGCGCCGTGTTATTCGGTGATGGTGCTGGCGCAGTGGTACTTGAAGCAAGCGATGACAAATCAGGTCTACTCGGTACCAAAACTGGCTGTGATAGTGAAGATCGTGAAATCCTTCATATTCGAAACTTTGGTACTGATATCGATAAATACCAAGCCGTCGGCCCTTCTGATATTTTATTTGAAGGAAGAGAAATATTTAAGCGTGCAGTAAAAGGAATGACGACAGCAGTAGATGACGTGTTAAATCAAGTTGACTGCAATATTTCTGACATTGATATACTGATACCGCATCAAGCAAACCTTAGAATTATTCAAGCGATACAATCTAAAGTGAACCTGCCTGATGAGGCGGTTATGGTGAATATAAACAAGTATGGCAATACATCTGCTGCAACCATTCCTATCGCATTATGTGAAGCAGTTGAAGATGGTCTGATTAAAGCCAATAGCCGAATTATTTCAGCTGCATTTGGTGCTGGCTTAACTTGGGCGGCAAGTTTTATTCAATGGGGTGAACGCACCACCCCCATTCATCCTGCTTCACATTCATTATCCGAATGTAATCAACCGGGACTCGATTTAATCAAAGATGCAGTAGCACACTGCCAGTAA
- a CDS encoding ribbon-helix-helix domain-containing protein: protein MSLIDLKKNTGNNKKQKISVEEFIEQANLYAKGKTTTCDKKRQIKKGRKFKNATFTLSPNHIKQLDELSKQSGLSKSYILRLLIAELAQGEELSLDALLEHIESK, encoded by the coding sequence ATGAGTTTAATTGATTTAAAAAAGAACACAGGTAACAACAAAAAGCAGAAAATTTCTGTCGAAGAGTTTATTGAACAAGCCAACCTGTATGCCAAAGGTAAAACCACCACCTGTGACAAGAAAAGGCAGATCAAGAAAGGACGTAAATTCAAAAACGCTACATTTACACTATCACCTAACCATATTAAACAGCTCGATGAACTTTCAAAACAATCAGGCTTATCAAAGTCCTATATCTTAAGGTTACTTATTGCAGAACTAGCACAAGGCGAAGAGTTGTCACTCGACGCCTTGCTTGAGCATATAGAATCAAAATAA